Genomic segment of bacterium:
ACCAGATCCGCGTCCGCCACGCGCTCCCGGATCAGGTTCGCATGCTCCACAGTCAGCGGCCGGCGCGCCATGATCTTGCGTCTTTCCGCCTCGCTCATGGGCCCTCCGGCGGCGTATTTTTGCACCTGAAAGGTCTGGGTTCCAAGCACAGCCAGCTCGGTTTCAATGCTGGTCTGGATGACCGAGATGGCGGTCATCACTGCAATGATGGAGGCCACGCCGATTATGATGCCGACCAACGTCAGACTGGAGCGCAATTTATGGGTGCCGATGGCAGCCAACGCCATCTTGAACGCTTCTGCAATTAACATGTTTTCGCCTTTGTTCAGAACCCCGAATGTTCCAGCTATTCGTAGCGCAGGGCGTCGATGGGATTTAAACGGGACGCCTGGTAGGCCGGCAGGATGCCGGACAGAATTCCAGTCGCCATGGACACCAGCAGGGCGATGATCACCACAGCCGGCGAAACCGACGCCGGCAACACCAGCCGATTGATCAAAGCGGCCACTCCGAAAGAGAGAAGAACCCCGATCATGCCACCGAGGATGCAAATGGAGGAGGATTCGAACAGGAATTGCATTAAAATGGTGCGCCGGGGTGCGCCGATGGCCTTGCGGATGCCGATCTCCCGCGTGCGTTCGGTGACTGAGACGAACATGACGTTCATCACGCCGATGCCGCCGACGAACAGGGAGAGTCCGGTGATCACCATGCCGATCAACACCACCACCCCCATGACGTTGTTGTAGGCGTTCATCAGCGTGTCCATGGTGTTGATGGAAAAATTGTCCGGCTCGGTCGGCGACAGCTTGCGCAGTTTGCGCATCTCACTCACCAGTTCACAGCGGAAATCATCCAGCGACTCCTGGCTGGGCGCTTTGACCGCGATGTTGAAATCGCGTTGGCTGCCGCCAAAGGCCTGCACCAAGGTGGTGATCGGTATCAAGATCTGCCGGTCCAGATTCGGGCCGCCGAAGAACCCGGCGCTGCCCTGTTTCTCCATAACGCCGATCACCCGAAAGGAGTAGCGGCCGATCTGGATGGTCTTTTGCAGCCCGTCGGTGTTTTTAAACAGGTGATCGCGGATCTCTGAGCCGATGACGCAAACGTATTTTTTATATTGCACATCCACCGGCGTGATGAAATGGCCGAATTCCGGCACTGCTGCGTTCATCAGGGTCTGTTTATCCGTTGTGCCGACGACGGCGATGTTTTCCAAAACCTGCGATCGGTATTTCACGTTGCGGTTGGTGCCGGTGGTGGGGTTCACCGCCAGGGCGGTTCTCAGTCGTTGGTGCAGCTTTTCGCTTTCCTTAAAGGTGATCGTCGGCCGGTTGCGATACTGGAAAAAATCACCCATGATGATCCAGGGCATGCGCGAGACATAGAGTACATCGGTGCCCAGGGATGAAAAACTCTGTTTAAAGCTGTTGCCCAATCCATTGGACACCGTCATGGTGGTGGACACCGCCACGATGCCGATGATGATGCCCAGCGTGGTGAGAATGCCGCGCGTCTTGTTCGCCTGAACGGCGGACCAGGCCAGGTGCAAGGACTCCTTGTATGGCTCGGCGGAGATCATCGTGTCCTCTTCTATTATTGGCTCTTTCCAGCCATCACCGGGCTGCCGTTCTGCAGGGTCTGGCTGATGGCGCGATAGCTGCCGGTCACATATTCCTCACCGACCGCCAGTCCGTCCATGATTTCGATGTGGGTCTCGCTCTGGATGCCGGCTTTGACCTGTCTGGCCTCGGCCATGCCGTTCTTCATGACAAAGAGCACAGTGACATAACCGTCTTTATCCGGCGTGTATTTCGCCGCAGTCAGCGTGTCTGCTCCCATTTTGGGCTTCAGCTGGGCCATGCTGCGCGTGGTCACACATTGGATCGGCACGCCGATGGCCTGGGGCTTGACATCCGTGATGATCTCGCTGCTCGCTGTCATTCCCTCGCGGAGTTCCTTGCCGGCGTCGGAGATGGCGACTTTAACCTCGAATTCGGTCTTCTGCTCTGTCGTGCCGCTTCCGGATATCTTGGCGCTGCTGGCGATCTCGCTGACTGCACCATGGAAGATTCTTCCCGGCAGGGCGTCCACCTCCACGGTCGCACTGTCGCCGAGGGCGACGCGGACGATGTCGTTTTCATCCACATTGACCAAGGCTTCCATGCCGGCGAGGTTGGAGATGATCAGGATGACATCCTCCTGGAACTGCGACCCCAGGGCGATCTCTCCCTGTTCCTTGTTCAATTTGCTGATGGTCCCGGCCATGGGCGCATAGATGGTGGTCTTGGCCAAGTCCTCGCGGGCTTGTTTAACCGTTGCTCTGGCCTGATCCACCTGTTCCAGATAGGATTGATAACGCGCTTTTTCCACCTGCACGGCGGCGTGAACCTGGTCCAGGGCCGCCTTGGAGGTGAGATTTTTGTCGTACAGCTCCCTGGTGCGGAGGTATTCTTTTTCTGCCTGGAGTTCATTCTCCTTGACCAACCTGGCGTTGGCCTCCACCGAGCGCAGATTAGCCTCCGCCTGTTCCACCGCCGCCTGGTAGCGTTCTTTATCCAGTTGCACCAGCAGGCTGCCTTTTTCCACCCATTCGCTCTCCTTAACCGGTAAATAGGTGATTTTGCCGGCCACATCCGCGCTGATCTTGACTTGGGTGACCGGTTGGATCTTGCCGGTGGCGGTGACCGTTTCGATGATTTTAATACGGTCCGCCTTTGCGGTCTGCACTTCGATGGCGGCTGTTTTATTTTTCTTTGCCATCAAGGCTGCGATGGAAAGCACGATGGCCAGGATGACGATCACGCTGATGATAATTTTTTTTCTCGACATGAAAAGGGCTCCCTTTGAACCGGCTTGCAACCGGTCGAAAATCGGAATGATGATGGAAATGGAAGGGATTCTGCTTGTTTTACGAAACCAGGTCAATGATGTTACAAAAAATTCCCCGATGGCCCCGAGGTGGAAGACCGGGGCAGTGAGTGTAATTAATATTGCGCATTTCGATTTTGCGTCTTACATTATTGAAAATCCGGTTCGGGATGGCAGGGGTATGATGCTGCCGCCACCCCAACGCTTGTTCCGTACAGATCCTTGTCATGTTTGTAGAGAAAGAAGTGAGAATGAAACGCAACTATTTTATCGTCGCTCTGATTTTTCTGGTGTTCTTTGTCATCTCGTTTTTGACCAACATCCTTGGTCCGCTGATACCGGACATCATCAACAGTTTTCGGTTGAGCTTTACCATGGTGGCGTTGCTGCCGTTCGCGTTCTTCATCGCCTACGGCGTCATGTCCATCCCTTCGGGCATGCTGCTAGAGAAATTCGAAGAAAAGCCGGTGATGACCGTCGCTTTTGCAGCTGCGTTTGCCGGCGCGTTGATGTTCGCACTCAAGCCGGTCTACTCCGTGGCCGTAATCTCCCTGTTTATGCTGGGCGCCGGCATGGCCACGCTGCAGGTGGCCATCAACCCATTGCTGCGCACGGCCGGCGGCGAGGAGCATTTCGCCTTCAACTCGGTCATGGCCCAGCTGGTCTTTGGATTGGCCTCTTTTCTCAGCCCTTTTGTGTACAGCTATATGGTGCGCGAACTGGCTCTTCCCACGGCGCAGACAAACGGTCTGGTAGGGCTGCTGCGCACCCTGGTGCCGCCCGCGTTGCCGTGGACCTCTCTGTATTGGGTGATCGCCCTGGTCACGCTGATCATGGTCGTGGTCATGCTGTTCAGCCCTTTTCCCAAAGTGGTCCGCAAGGCGGATGAGCGCACCGGCGCTTGGGCTACGCATGTCGCTCTGTTCAAACAGAAAACCGTGCTGATGTATTTTCTCGGTATTTTCGCTTATGTCGGAACCGAGCAGGGGATCGCCAATTGGATGTCAAAATTTCTCCAGCTTTACCACGGCATGGATCCGCAGACCATCGGCGCCTCCAGTGTGGCCTGGTTCTGGGGGCTGATGACTGCGGGCTGTCTGCTGGGCCTGGTGCTGCTCAAGCTGTTCGACAGCCGTCAGGTTTTGATCGGCTTTGCCTTTCTGGCCATCGGTCTGCTCAGCCTCGCCCTGTTCGGCCCGTCGGGTGCAGCGCGCTATGCGTTTCCGCTGCTTGGCTTTGGCATTTCGGTGATGTGGTCGATCGTCTTCTCGCTGGCGCTCAATTCGGTCAGCGAGCATCATGGCAGTTTTTCCGGAATTTTATGCAGCGGCATTGTCGGGGGTGCGGTGATGCCGCTGGTGATCGGCCGGCTCGGCGATTGGTTCGGACTGCGCACCGGCATGATGTTTCTCTATATCACCCTCGCCTATATCCTCAGCATCGGCTTTTGGGCCAGACCGCTGGTGCTCAATCAAACCATTCAACGGACAAGGAAGCAGCCGGATGCCGATCATCGGAGTTGACCTGGGCGGTACCAATATGCGCGCCGGTCGGGTGGAAAACAATGAGGTGGTTGCGATCGCTGTGCAGGCGGTCAAACCGTGCGGATCGCGCGAAGAGATTCTGGAGGACCTGTGCGACATCATCGCACAGGTCCTCAGCGCCGATGTAAAGGGGCTGGGCGTCGGCGTGCCCAGCGTTGTGGACACGGAAAATGGCATTGCCTATGATGTGATCAATATTCCCAGCTGGCAGGAGGTGGCCCTGGGGCCGATCCTCCATCGTCGTTTCAATCTACCGGTTTTTATTAATAACGACGCCAACTGTTTTGCCGTCGGCGAAAAATATTATGGCAAAGCTCAAGGGTTTCGTGACGCCATCGGACTGATCATCGGCACAGGACTGGGCGCCGGCGTGATTGTCCAGGACAGACTGTACAGCGGCACAAATTGCGGCGCTGGAGAGTTCGGCATGATGCCGTACCGGGATGGCGTGCTGGAACATTACTGCTCAGGACAATTCTTTCAGCGTCAACATAACCGCAGCGGCGCCAAACTAGCACAGCTGGCTGCCCAGGGGGATGAGGACAGCTTGGCCATCTTTGCAGAGTATGGCCTGCATCTGGCCGAGGCGGTCAAATTGATCCTTTACGCACTGGACCCGCAGATCATCGTGCTCGGCGGATCGGTCAGCAAATCATTTCCTTATTTTCAAAAAGCCATGTGGCAGGGACTGCAGTCCTTTGCTTACCGCCGCTCGCTTGACCGGCTGCAAATCGTGGTT
This window contains:
- a CDS encoding sugar MFS transporter, producing MKRNYFIVALIFLVFFVISFLTNILGPLIPDIINSFRLSFTMVALLPFAFFIAYGVMSIPSGMLLEKFEEKPVMTVAFAAAFAGALMFALKPVYSVAVISLFMLGAGMATLQVAINPLLRTAGGEEHFAFNSVMAQLVFGLASFLSPFVYSYMVRELALPTAQTNGLVGLLRTLVPPALPWTSLYWVIALVTLIMVVVMLFSPFPKVVRKADERTGAWATHVALFKQKTVLMYFLGIFAYVGTEQGIANWMSKFLQLYHGMDPQTIGASSVAWFWGLMTAGCLLGLVLLKLFDSRQVLIGFAFLAIGLLSLALFGPSGAARYAFPLLGFGISVMWSIVFSLALNSVSEHHGSFSGILCSGIVGGAVMPLVIGRLGDWFGLRTGMMFLYITLAYILSIGFWARPLVLNQTIQRTRKQPDADHRS
- a CDS encoding FtsX-like permease family protein, coding for MISAEPYKESLHLAWSAVQANKTRGILTTLGIIIGIVAVSTTMTVSNGLGNSFKQSFSSLGTDVLYVSRMPWIIMGDFFQYRNRPTITFKESEKLHQRLRTALAVNPTTGTNRNVKYRSQVLENIAVVGTTDKQTLMNAAVPEFGHFITPVDVQYKKYVCVIGSEIRDHLFKNTDGLQKTIQIGRYSFRVIGVMEKQGSAGFFGGPNLDRQILIPITTLVQAFGGSQRDFNIAVKAPSQESLDDFRCELVSEMRKLRKLSPTEPDNFSINTMDTLMNAYNNVMGVVVLIGMVITGLSLFVGGIGVMNVMFVSVTERTREIGIRKAIGAPRRTILMQFLFESSSICILGGMIGVLLSFGVAALINRLVLPASVSPAVVIIALLVSMATGILSGILPAYQASRLNPIDALRYE
- a CDS encoding efflux RND transporter periplasmic adaptor subunit, with the translated sequence MSRKKIIISVIVILAIVLSIAALMAKKNKTAAIEVQTAKADRIKIIETVTATGKIQPVTQVKISADVAGKITYLPVKESEWVEKGSLLVQLDKERYQAAVEQAEANLRSVEANARLVKENELQAEKEYLRTRELYDKNLTSKAALDQVHAAVQVEKARYQSYLEQVDQARATVKQAREDLAKTTIYAPMAGTISKLNKEQGEIALGSQFQEDVILIISNLAGMEALVNVDENDIVRVALGDSATVEVDALPGRIFHGAVSEIASSAKISGSGTTEQKTEFEVKVAISDAGKELREGMTASSEIITDVKPQAIGVPIQCVTTRSMAQLKPKMGADTLTAAKYTPDKDGYVTVLFVMKNGMAEARQVKAGIQSETHIEIMDGLAVGEEYVTGSYRAISQTLQNGSPVMAGKSQ
- a CDS encoding ROK family protein, which gives rise to MPIIGVDLGGTNMRAGRVENNEVVAIAVQAVKPCGSREEILEDLCDIIAQVLSADVKGLGVGVPSVVDTENGIAYDVINIPSWQEVALGPILHRRFNLPVFINNDANCFAVGEKYYGKAQGFRDAIGLIIGTGLGAGVIVQDRLYSGTNCGAGEFGMMPYRDGVLEHYCSGQFFQRQHNRSGAKLAQLAAQGDEDSLAIFAEYGLHLAEAVKLILYALDPQIIVLGGSVSKSFPYFQKAMWQGLQSFAYRRSLDRLQIVVSDLPQSAILGAAALYLDAMK
- a CDS encoding ABC transporter permease; this encodes MLIAEAFKMALAAIGTHKLRSSLTLVGIIIGVASIIAVMTAISVIQTSIETELAVLGTQTFQVQKYAAGGPMSEAERRKIMARRPLTVEHANLIRERVADADLVGAELWSFGHAAKYRDIATNANLTICGGTPEYAENNTHYVQLGRNLTA